A region from the Lolium perenne isolate Kyuss_39 chromosome 4, Kyuss_2.0, whole genome shotgun sequence genome encodes:
- the LOC127296968 gene encoding tau-cadinol synthase isoform X1, with protein MAFSHGSTVPETAPAFHPTIWGDFFIHHSPETLQISEECMKDRCNQLKDKVLGVLEACSTIVEKLNLVDTLQHLSIDHNFEEEIFSILRTTHASEFNSSSLHDVALRFRLLRQQGFWVSPDVFKMFKNEDGTFKVDITNAPRELLSLYNAAYLLTHGETELEESILFARQRLESMKGDLESPLAEQVKRALHLPLTRTLKRVEVLHYISEYKDEPMHNSSILELAKLDFNNLQCLHLKELKDLSRWWEDMYREVGITYSRDRVVECYLWSHMAYYEQEYTRARMIFAKIIAIMAMIDDTYDVHATLMECKQLNEAIQRWEESAVSLLPEYLQKFYLKMICTFKEFEDELKPDEKYRVSYSTKAFQILSSNHLQEAEWFHKNHKPRFNDQVKVSSICSGAPWACVGLLIGMGDTVTKEELEWALGCTDVVRACAVVTRFMNDLAAFKQGKNKYDVHSSVESYISEYGVESDVAFAKIGSMIEDAWKTTNQTRFERPELLPAIQRVVNITISMMFWYDDHKDAFTYSNCLEGTIRRLFVDPIPF; from the exons ATGGCATTCTCCCACGGTTCTACCGTTCCAGAGACCGCGCCTGCGTTTCATCCCACGATATGGGGTGACTTCTTCATCCACCACAGTCCAGAAACATTACAG ATATCTGAGGAATGCATGAAAGACAGGTGCAATCAACTGAAGGACAAAGTGCTTGGGGTGCTTGAGGCTTGTAGTACTATAGTTGAGAAACTGAACCTTGTGGACACTCTCCAACATCTGAGTATAGATCATAATTTTGAAGAAGAGATTTTCTCCATATTAAGAACCACCCATGCTTCCGAATTCAATAGCTCTAGCCTTCATGATGTTGCTCTTCGATTCCGCTTACTGAGGCAACAAGGATTCTGGGTATCTCCGG AtgtattcaaaatgtttaaaaatgAAGATGGGACGTTCAAGGTTGACATAACTAATGCGCCAAGGGAACTACTAAGTTTATACAATGCAGCATATCTTTTAACTCATGGGGAAACAGAACTTGAAGAAAGTATCTTGTTTGCAAGGCAACGCCTTGAGTCTATGAAAGGTGACCTTGAGTCCCCGCTGGCTGAGCAAGTCAAGCGTGCTCTTCACTTACCACTGACAAGGACCTTGAAGAGAGTAGAAGTGTTGCATTATATCTCAGAGTACAAAGATGAGCCAATGCACAATTCCTCAATTCTAGAATTGGCCAAACTGGATTTTAACAATCTGCAATGCCTCCACTTAAAGGAACTCAAGGATCTATCCAG ATGGTGGGAAGATATGTATAGAGAAGTGGGGATAACATACTCACGAGACCGTGTtgttgagtgctacttatggtcacaTATGGCGTACTATGAACAAGAGTACACGCGTGCAAGAATGATATTTGCCAAGATAATTGCAATAATGGCAATGATAGATGACACTTACGATGTACATGCTACTTTGATGGAGTGTAAACAACTCAATGAAGCTATACAAAG ATGGGAGGAGAGTGCTGTTTCTCTTCTACCAGAATACCTCCAGAAGTTCTACCTCAAGATGATTTGCACATTCAAAGAGTTTGAGGACGAGTTGAAACCAGATGAGAAGTACCGTGTCTCTTATAGCACAAAAGCG TTTCAAATATTGTCAAGTAACCATCTCCAAGAAGCAGAATGGTTTCATAAAAATCACAAGCCCAGATTCAATGATCAAGTGAAAGTATCTAGCATATGCTCCGGCGCACCATGGGCATGTGTTGGCTTGTTAATTGGTATGGGTGATACTGTAACCAAGGAGGAACTCGAATGGGCGCTCGGTTGCACGGATGTTGTCAGGGCTTGTGCAGTGGTGACACGTTTTATGAATGACCTTGCTGCATTTAAG CAAGGAAAGAACAAATATGATGTGCATAGTTCAGTGGAATCTTACATTAGTGAGTATGGCGTGGAAAGTGATGTGGCCTTTGCCAAGATAGGTTCTATGATAGAAGATGCATGGAAGACCACAAATCAAACACGATTTGAGCGCCCTGAGCTACTTCCCGCGATACAACGAGTCGTGAATATAACAATCAGCATGATGTTCTGGTACGATGACCACAAGGATGCTTTTACATACAGCAACTGCCTCGAAGGGACAATTAGGCGTCTGTTTGTCGATCCTATTCCCTTCTAG
- the LOC127296968 gene encoding tau-cadinol synthase isoform X2 — protein sequence MKDRCNQLKDKVLGVLEACSTIVEKLNLVDTLQHLSIDHNFEEEIFSILRTTHASEFNSSSLHDVALRFRLLRQQGFWVSPDVFKMFKNEDGTFKVDITNAPRELLSLYNAAYLLTHGETELEESILFARQRLESMKGDLESPLAEQVKRALHLPLTRTLKRVEVLHYISEYKDEPMHNSSILELAKLDFNNLQCLHLKELKDLSRWWEDMYREVGITYSRDRVVECYLWSHMAYYEQEYTRARMIFAKIIAIMAMIDDTYDVHATLMECKQLNEAIQRWEESAVSLLPEYLQKFYLKMICTFKEFEDELKPDEKYRVSYSTKAFQILSSNHLQEAEWFHKNHKPRFNDQVKVSSICSGAPWACVGLLIGMGDTVTKEELEWALGCTDVVRACAVVTRFMNDLAAFKQGKNKYDVHSSVESYISEYGVESDVAFAKIGSMIEDAWKTTNQTRFERPELLPAIQRVVNITISMMFWYDDHKDAFTYSNCLEGTIRRLFVDPIPF from the exons ATGAAAGACAGGTGCAATCAACTGAAGGACAAAGTGCTTGGGGTGCTTGAGGCTTGTAGTACTATAGTTGAGAAACTGAACCTTGTGGACACTCTCCAACATCTGAGTATAGATCATAATTTTGAAGAAGAGATTTTCTCCATATTAAGAACCACCCATGCTTCCGAATTCAATAGCTCTAGCCTTCATGATGTTGCTCTTCGATTCCGCTTACTGAGGCAACAAGGATTCTGGGTATCTCCGG AtgtattcaaaatgtttaaaaatgAAGATGGGACGTTCAAGGTTGACATAACTAATGCGCCAAGGGAACTACTAAGTTTATACAATGCAGCATATCTTTTAACTCATGGGGAAACAGAACTTGAAGAAAGTATCTTGTTTGCAAGGCAACGCCTTGAGTCTATGAAAGGTGACCTTGAGTCCCCGCTGGCTGAGCAAGTCAAGCGTGCTCTTCACTTACCACTGACAAGGACCTTGAAGAGAGTAGAAGTGTTGCATTATATCTCAGAGTACAAAGATGAGCCAATGCACAATTCCTCAATTCTAGAATTGGCCAAACTGGATTTTAACAATCTGCAATGCCTCCACTTAAAGGAACTCAAGGATCTATCCAG ATGGTGGGAAGATATGTATAGAGAAGTGGGGATAACATACTCACGAGACCGTGTtgttgagtgctacttatggtcacaTATGGCGTACTATGAACAAGAGTACACGCGTGCAAGAATGATATTTGCCAAGATAATTGCAATAATGGCAATGATAGATGACACTTACGATGTACATGCTACTTTGATGGAGTGTAAACAACTCAATGAAGCTATACAAAG ATGGGAGGAGAGTGCTGTTTCTCTTCTACCAGAATACCTCCAGAAGTTCTACCTCAAGATGATTTGCACATTCAAAGAGTTTGAGGACGAGTTGAAACCAGATGAGAAGTACCGTGTCTCTTATAGCACAAAAGCG TTTCAAATATTGTCAAGTAACCATCTCCAAGAAGCAGAATGGTTTCATAAAAATCACAAGCCCAGATTCAATGATCAAGTGAAAGTATCTAGCATATGCTCCGGCGCACCATGGGCATGTGTTGGCTTGTTAATTGGTATGGGTGATACTGTAACCAAGGAGGAACTCGAATGGGCGCTCGGTTGCACGGATGTTGTCAGGGCTTGTGCAGTGGTGACACGTTTTATGAATGACCTTGCTGCATTTAAG CAAGGAAAGAACAAATATGATGTGCATAGTTCAGTGGAATCTTACATTAGTGAGTATGGCGTGGAAAGTGATGTGGCCTTTGCCAAGATAGGTTCTATGATAGAAGATGCATGGAAGACCACAAATCAAACACGATTTGAGCGCCCTGAGCTACTTCCCGCGATACAACGAGTCGTGAATATAACAATCAGCATGATGTTCTGGTACGATGACCACAAGGATGCTTTTACATACAGCAACTGCCTCGAAGGGACAATTAGGCGTCTGTTTGTCGATCCTATTCCCTTCTAG
- the LOC127296967 gene encoding copper-transporting ATPase PAA2, chloroplastic — protein sequence MATVTAAVCSLLPARSPIPNANPLFAQRLRLPHSRASQQRLHLTPRGTPAPTPRATAEPSASTSSAVDAAPATSATVLLDVGGMMCGGCAARVRSVLAADARVESVAVNLLAESAAVRLRSPAPAAGDGLAARLTQCGFPSTARRGGAAAGATESARKWREMAARKAELLARSRGRVAFAWTLVALCCGAHATHLLHSIGIHVGHGTFLDLLHNSYVKCGIAMVALFGPGRDILFDGLRAFKQGAPNMNSLVGFGSAAAFAISAVSLLNPELGWNSTFFDEPVMLLGFVLLGRSLEESARLKASSDMNELISLLSPQSRLIVTSSSDDVSSDGILNSDAITVEVSVDDVRVGDSILVLPGETIPVDGNVIAGSSFVDESMLTGESLPVAKEIGRPVFSGTVNWDGPLKIKATTTGPSSTIAKIIRMVEDAQAREAPVQRLADSIAGPFVYTVMTLSAATFTFWYYMGTHIFPEVLLNDISGPDGDALLLSLKLAVDVLVVSCPCALGLATPTAILIGTSLGAKRGLLIRGGDVLERLAGIDSVVLDKTGTLTKGKPVVTSIASLAYGEMEILRLAAAVEKTALHPIANAIMKKAELLKLDIPTTSGQLTEPGFGCLAEVDGRLVAVGTLDWVNNRFETTASPAELRDLRNRLEFVSSSEASSSNQSKSIAYIGREGEGIIGAIAISDVLRDDAKSTVDRLQQEGITTYILSGDRKEAVEGIGKTVGIRSENRKSSLSPQEKAGIISTLQDEGHRVAMVGDGINDAPSLAAANVGIAMRTHSKENAASDAASVVLLGNRLSQVVDALSLSKATMAKVHQNLAWAVAYNIVAIPIAAGALLPQFDFAMTPSLSGGLMALSSIFVVSNSLLLQLHGSFQKTEKTRPDDLKAEV from the exons ATGGCCACCGTCACCGCCGCCGTCTGCTCCCTCCTCCCCGCCCGCTCCCCAATTCCCAACGCGAACCCTCTCTTCGCCCAGCGCCTCCGGCTGCCGCACAGCCGCGCCTCCCAGCAACGCCTCCACCTCACGCCCCGCGGCACACCAGCGCCCACGCCCCGCGCCACGGCCGAGCCCTCCGCCTCGACCTCCAGCGCCGTCGACGCGGCCCCCGCAACCAGCGCCACCGTGCTGCTCGACGTCGGCGGCATGATGTGCGGCGGCTGCGCGGCGCGGGTGCGCTCCGTCCTCGCCGCGGACGCGCGGGTCGAGAGCGTCGCGGTCAACCTCCTCGCCGAGTCGGCCGCCGTGCGGCTCCGCTCGCCCGCGCCGGCCGCCGGGGACGGCCTGGCGGCCAGGCTCACGCAGTGCGGCTTCCCGTCCACGGCGCGGCGAGGCGGCGCGGCCGCGGGGGCCACCGAGAGCGCGCGCAAGTGGAGGGAGATGGCCGCGCGCAAGGCGGAGCTGCTCGCGCGGAGCCGAGGCCGCGTCGCCTTCGCCTGGACGCTCGTCGCGCTCTGCTGCGGAGCCCACGCCACCCATCTCCTCCACTCCATCGGCATCCACGTCGGCCACG GAACTTTTTTGGATCTGTTGCACAACTCGTATGTGAAATGTGGCATTGCCATGGTGGCGTTGTTTGGGCCTGGAAGAG ATATACTTTTTGATGGTCTTAGAGCGTTCAAGCAAGGCGCCCCCAACATGAATTCTCTTGTAGGATTCGGGTCTGCAGCTGCATTTGCTATTAGTGCG GTGTCCTTGCTGAACCCTGAATTGGGGTGGAATTCAACCTTTTTTGATGAACCG GTCATGCTTCTCGGATTTGTACTTCTTGGACGATCTCTTGAGGAAAGCGCTAGGCTTAAGGCATCTAGCGATATGAATGAGCTCATT TCACTCTTATCTCCTCAATCAAGGTTGATTGTTACATCCTCAAGTGACGATGTTTCTTCAGATGGCATTTTGAATTCGGATGCAATCACAGTTGAAGTTTCTGTCGATGATGTCCGTGTTGGAGACTCGATATTGGTTCTTCCAGGAGAAACTATTCCTGTAGAT GGAAATGTCATTGCGGGCTCAAGTTTTGTTGACGAATCAATGCTTACTGGAGAATCATTGCCAGTAGCTAAGGAAATAGGACGTCCTGTATTTTCTGGAACTGTGAATTGG GATGGGCCTCTAAAGATCAAAGCTACAACTACTGGACCATCGTCAACAATTGCCAAGATAATCCGTATG GTTGAGGATGCGCAAGCGCGAGAAGCCCCTGTTCAAAGGCTCGCGGATTCAATTGCAGGGCCATTTGTGTATACTGTTATGACGTTGTCTGCAGCAACCTTTACTTTCTG GTACTACATGGGCACACACATATTTCCGGAGGTTCTTCTAAATGATATTTCTGGCCCTGATGGGGACGCATTGCTTTTGAGCCTGAAGCTTGCAGTGGATGTACTA GTTGTTTCCTGTCCGTGTGCGCTTGGGTTAGCTACGCCTACAGCTATCTTAATAGGAACTTCCCTGG GTGCTAAGCGAGGGCTGCTTATTAGAGGAGGTGATGTTTTGGAGCGTCTGGCTGGGATAGAttcagttgttcttgataag ACAGGGACACTTACAAAAGGAAAACCAGTTGTTACTTCTATTGCTTCTTTAGCATATGGGGAGATGGAGATTCTTCGTCTTGCTGCTGCAGTGGAGAAAACAGCATTGCATCCTATTGCTAATGCTATAATGAAGAAGGCTGAACTGCTCAAACTGGATATTCCAACTACAAGTGGACAGCTTACAGAGCCTGGTTTTGGCTGTTTGGCTGAAGTAGATGGGCGTTTGGTTGCAGTAGGTACTTTGGACTGGGTCAACAATCGTTTCGAAACCACGGCATCGCCAGCTGAACTGAGAGATCTCAGAAATCGCCTAGAGTTTGTGTCTTCTAGTGAGGCATCATCATCAAATCAGTCAAAATCAATTGCTTATATTGGCCGTGAAGGAGAAGGAATAATAGGTGCTATTGCTATCTCAGATGTTCTGCGTGATGACGCGAAGTCAACTGTGGACAG GCTGCAACAGGAAGGAATTACAACATACATACTATCAGGAGACAGGAAAGAAGCAGTAGAAGGCATCGGTAAAACTGTTGGAATCAGGAGTGAAAACAGAAAGTCATCCCTCAGTCCGCAGGAAAAGGCAGGCATTATTTCAACTTTGCAAGATGAAGGGCATAGAGTTGCGATG GTTGGTGATGGAATAAATGATGCTCCATCATTGGCAGCTGCTAATGTTGGAATAGCTATGCGAACTCACTCAAAAGAGAACGCTGCCTCTGATGCAGCTTCAGTTGTTCTATTAGGGAACAGACTATCTCAG GTTGTAGATGCTCTATCATTGTCTAAAGCAACTATGGCGAAAGTTCATCAAAATTTGGCCTGGGCAGTGGCATATAACATAGTAGCCATTCCCATTGCGGCTGGAGCGCTActaccccaatttgattttgccatgACACCGTCTCTTTCAG GTGGACTGATGGCCCTGAGCTCCATCTTTGTCGTCAGCAATTCTTTGCTTCTGCAGCTGCATGGATCGTTTCAGAAGACAGAAAAAACAAGGCCAGACGACCTGAAGGCTGAAGTCTAG